One genomic window of Prochlorococcus sp. MIT 0801 includes the following:
- a CDS encoding shikimate kinase, giving the protein MAVQSTPKTLKEKLGGRNIFLIGMMGSGKSQTGPVLAKMINYAFVDTDDVIEKASKESISSIFEKDGEKVFRDVEKKVLKEISQHHSLVIATGGGLVTLPENWGVLHQGIVIWLDLDLKRSLKRLESDQKRRPLLLGDNLAENFSQIYESRKPIYLESDLRIEVEDQSPYEVATMVAEHLPSILIDPETQAERHTTEL; this is encoded by the coding sequence ATGGCTGTCCAATCAACCCCTAAAACTCTTAAAGAAAAGTTAGGTGGTAGAAATATATTTTTGATAGGAATGATGGGTTCTGGCAAAAGTCAAACGGGTCCAGTTCTAGCAAAAATGATCAATTATGCTTTTGTTGATACTGATGATGTTATAGAAAAAGCATCTAAAGAATCTATTTCATCTATTTTTGAAAAAGATGGAGAAAAAGTCTTTAGGGATGTTGAAAAAAAAGTTTTAAAAGAAATTAGTCAACATCATTCTCTTGTAATTGCTACCGGAGGTGGTTTAGTTACCTTGCCTGAAAACTGGGGCGTTCTTCATCAAGGAATAGTTATTTGGTTAGATCTTGATTTGAAACGTTCACTTAAACGATTAGAAAGTGATCAAAAGAGACGCCCTTTACTACTTGGGGATAATTTAGCTGAGAATTTTAGTCAGATTTATGAAAGTAGAAAACCAATATATTTAGAGTCAGATTTGAGAATAGAAGTTGAGGATCAATCACCATATGAGGTCGCTACTATGGTTGCTGAACATTTG
- a CDS encoding DUF3120 domain-containing protein codes for MQFWASTMVVLPVFVQAPWVHVFPFSAFLFSFIIFFLGFYLLKFCSNRWSSIGSLLVGVSWSWLGGCLFWGWLRAHPVWHLPVESIALPIAVSLLQTQWKIGASFYLASLLGTAFTDVMIVLTGVMKAWPEVVDAPFSEASKMLSFTAEQLLEPFSLFAILIAALLIILIANWMHQKSKSEPLSSDAWLVSSSALTTTLWVDGLFFATTLIQPQLSGLI; via the coding sequence TTGCAATTTTGGGCTAGCACAATGGTTGTCCTGCCGGTTTTTGTTCAGGCTCCATGGGTTCATGTGTTCCCTTTCTCAGCTTTTTTATTTAGTTTCATAATTTTTTTTCTTGGATTTTATTTACTTAAATTTTGTAGTAATAGATGGTCCTCTATTGGTTCGCTATTGGTTGGTGTGAGTTGGAGCTGGTTAGGAGGATGTCTTTTTTGGGGATGGTTAAGAGCTCATCCTGTGTGGCATTTGCCTGTTGAGTCAATAGCTTTACCAATAGCAGTAAGCCTCTTACAGACTCAATGGAAAATCGGGGCCAGTTTTTATTTGGCATCTCTATTAGGAACTGCTTTTACTGACGTAATGATTGTTTTAACTGGTGTCATGAAGGCTTGGCCTGAAGTTGTAGATGCGCCTTTTTCAGAAGCTTCCAAAATGTTGAGTTTCACTGCAGAACAATTATTAGAACCTTTTTCATTATTTGCCATTTTAATAGCGGCACTTTTAATAATTTTGATAGCAAACTGGATGCATCAAAAATCAAAAAGTGAGCCTTTGTCTTCTGATGCTTGGCTTGTATCAAGTTCAGCTTTGACAACAACCTTGTGGGTTGATGGCTTATTTTTTGCGACCACATTGATTCAGCCTCAATTAAGTGGATTGATCTGA
- a CDS encoding GNAT family N-acetyltransferase, with protein MNNIKIKWHATIQEIPKIIWNNFLKGNSTPFYKWDWLNALERSNSVSRKYGWQPLFLSAWSENDLIACAPLYLKSHSYGEFIFDNAFVQLAQDMGLQYYPKLIGMSPLSPIEGYRFLFAEGVNDRDLTQILISEIDSFAKQNGILSCNFLYVDPKWMNVAESLNCAKWVNQQSLLTLNEEKSFSDFLQKFNSNQRRNIKRERESIRKCGVKVEALSGSQINVINLKKMHYFYQLHCSRWGVWGSKYLTESFFTELRSTELKENIVLFDAKEEGIDKTIGMSLCVKNENMLWGRYWGAEKNIDNLHFEACYYSPIEWAIANKIKYFDPGAGGSHKKRRGFIAKPNASLHRWYNLPMDSLIREWLPRANKLMLDQINATNNEVPFKFEEPKLSNT; from the coding sequence ATGAACAATATAAAAATCAAATGGCATGCCACAATCCAAGAAATTCCGAAAATTATTTGGAATAATTTCTTAAAAGGAAATTCAACTCCTTTTTATAAATGGGATTGGTTGAATGCATTAGAAAGATCAAACAGTGTTAGTAGAAAATATGGATGGCAACCATTATTTCTCTCTGCGTGGAGTGAAAATGATTTAATTGCATGTGCACCTCTCTATCTTAAATCTCATAGTTATGGAGAATTTATTTTTGATAATGCCTTTGTTCAACTAGCTCAAGATATGGGACTTCAATATTATCCCAAGCTAATAGGAATGAGTCCATTAAGTCCAATAGAAGGTTATCGCTTTCTTTTTGCAGAAGGAGTTAATGATAGAGACCTCACACAAATATTAATCTCTGAAATTGATAGTTTTGCCAAACAAAATGGAATTCTTAGTTGTAATTTTTTGTATGTAGATCCTAAATGGATGAATGTAGCTGAATCTCTAAATTGCGCTAAGTGGGTCAACCAACAAAGTCTGTTGACATTGAATGAAGAAAAAAGTTTTTCTGATTTTTTACAAAAATTCAATTCCAATCAACGTAGAAATATTAAGAGAGAAAGAGAAAGCATAAGAAAGTGTGGAGTAAAAGTTGAAGCTCTTAGTGGGTCTCAAATAAATGTAATCAATTTAAAAAAAATGCATTATTTTTATCAGCTTCATTGTTCAAGATGGGGAGTATGGGGAAGTAAATACCTCACGGAATCATTTTTCACTGAACTTAGATCAACAGAACTCAAAGAAAATATTGTTTTATTTGACGCAAAAGAAGAAGGAATTGATAAAACAATTGGAATGTCCTTATGCGTGAAAAACGAAAATATGCTTTGGGGACGATATTGGGGTGCAGAAAAAAATATAGATAATTTACATTTTGAAGCTTGTTATTACTCCCCGATTGAGTGGGCAATAGCAAATAAAATAAAATATTTTGACCCTGGAGCAGGAGGTAGTCACAAAAAACGAAGAGGTTTTATTGCTAAACCCAATGCAAGTCTTCATAGATGGTACAACTTACCTATGGATTCATTAATTAGAGAATGGCTACCAAGAGCAAATAAGTTAATGCTTGATCAAATAAACGCTACAAATAATGAAGTACCTTTTAAGTTTGAAGAGCCAAAACTATCAAATACATAG
- a CDS encoding vitamin K epoxide reductase family protein — protein sequence MGPSRLKSRRRQDLGSKWARVAIAILSTVGVIDTGSITLNKWGIIGNLNCPGGLGGCDKVLNSPWGTFFQTNNFSIPLSLIGLISYLLILLMAIFPLIPILKNQKNNISKVAWWGSFYISTSTFIFSLILISVMIFKIKAFCFFCLLSFLISLSVLLLNIIGGSWEDYGKLFFRGFLMSVAVLLAGLIWSSSVDPAIKEVSNNISGMPPAVIAISSPDKIKLAEHLTKEGAVMYNAYWCPHCHDQKEMFGKEAAEKLNLVECAKDGFNNKRELCEAKGITGFPSWEINGSIDSGVKSLEELADLTNYKESNDF from the coding sequence ATGGGACCTTCAAGACTAAAGAGTCGTAGACGCCAAGATCTAGGTTCCAAATGGGCGAGAGTTGCAATAGCTATATTATCAACAGTTGGTGTTATAGATACAGGATCTATAACACTAAATAAATGGGGGATTATAGGAAATTTAAACTGTCCAGGTGGATTAGGAGGCTGCGATAAAGTTTTAAATAGCCCTTGGGGGACTTTCTTTCAAACAAATAATTTCTCTATTCCATTATCATTAATAGGTTTAATTAGTTATTTATTAATATTACTAATGGCAATATTCCCATTAATACCTATTCTCAAAAACCAAAAAAATAATATCTCAAAAGTTGCATGGTGGGGATCTTTTTATATATCTACATCTACTTTTATTTTCAGCTTAATTTTAATATCAGTAATGATATTCAAAATTAAAGCTTTCTGTTTTTTCTGTCTTCTTTCTTTTCTTATATCACTTTCAGTCCTATTATTAAATATAATTGGAGGCAGTTGGGAAGATTATGGTAAATTATTTTTTAGAGGTTTTCTTATGTCAGTAGCAGTTCTTTTAGCAGGGCTAATATGGTCATCATCAGTTGATCCTGCTATCAAGGAAGTTTCAAATAATATTTCAGGCATGCCACCTGCGGTAATAGCTATAAGTTCTCCTGACAAAATAAAACTCGCTGAACATTTAACAAAAGAAGGAGCAGTCATGTATAACGCATATTGGTGTCCACATTGTCATGATCAAAAAGAAATGTTCGGGAAAGAAGCTGCAGAAAAATTAAATTTAGTTGAGTGTGCAAAAGATGGTTTTAACAATAAAAGAGAACTTTGTGAAGCTAAAGGGATAACTGGTTTCCCCTCGTGGGAAATTAATGGCTCAATTGATTCAGGAGTGAAAAGCCTAGAAGAATTAGCTGACCTTACCAATTACAAAGAATCTAATGATTTTTAG
- a CDS encoding RibD family protein → MKKKWVKLVLASSIDGRIAYPEGGKTQLGQSGDRLVLEESLAWSDGILMGGQTLRDHQSICLIKNKSLLKKRTSEGKNEQPIALIASNQIDFPGNWLFFQQPLQRWLLQMQDKKNEIMLPDGFDKRINLKITWRDSLDDLYQKGIAKIVLLGGANLISAFLLENLIDELQITITPHLIGGDYCWVSSELRNLNTIMNKKNSWILKESKKIGNNELLIRYFRNHLS, encoded by the coding sequence TTGAAAAAAAAATGGGTTAAATTAGTTTTAGCTTCTAGTATTGATGGACGTATCGCATATCCAGAAGGAGGGAAAACTCAATTAGGTCAATCTGGTGATCGTTTGGTTTTAGAAGAATCACTTGCTTGGTCAGATGGGATTTTAATGGGAGGGCAAACACTGAGAGATCATCAATCAATTTGTTTAATTAAAAATAAAAGCTTACTAAAAAAAAGAACTTCAGAAGGCAAGAACGAACAGCCAATTGCTCTTATAGCAAGCAATCAAATAGATTTTCCAGGAAATTGGCTTTTTTTTCAACAACCTCTTCAAAGATGGTTGCTCCAAATGCAAGATAAGAAAAATGAGATTATGCTTCCTGATGGATTCGATAAAAGAATAAATTTAAAAATCACATGGCGTGATTCTCTTGATGATTTGTATCAGAAAGGAATTGCGAAAATTGTATTACTTGGAGGTGCAAATCTTATTTCAGCTTTTCTTTTAGAGAATCTAATAGATGAATTACAAATCACAATTACACCTCATCTTATAGGAGGAGATTACTGCTGGGTTTCATCTGAATTAAGGAACTTAAATACAATCATGAATAAAAAGAATAGCTGGATTCTAAAAGAAAGTAAAAAGATAGGTAATAACGAATTACTTATTAGATACTTTAGAAATCATTTATCCTGA
- the petL gene encoding cytochrome b6-f complex subunit PetL, translated as MGILFYLVFVGAGLSAAFLIQKALKAIKLI; from the coding sequence ATGGGAATTCTTTTTTACTTAGTTTTTGTTGGAGCAGGCCTTTCTGCAGCATTCTTGATTCAAAAAGCCCTTAAAGCTATCAAATTAATCTGA
- the nadB gene encoding L-aspartate oxidase: MDLNTGFNKNDIYSTNWDVIVIGAGAAGLMSSLELPSNLKILLLNRNTSKRSSSRWAQGGMAAVTRIEDSEDIHANDTIKAGAGLCDSEAVQMFVHSAPRLVDRLLKLGMEFDRTSGKLSTTLEAAHTHRRVLHVKDRTGKALVDVLNEQVDQRSNVLHQRGIRVTQIWVEKGKCGGVQVLDGPALRWIQAKAVVLATGGGGHLFANTTNPTQAAGEGIALAWKAGACIEDLEFFQFHPTALKLDNAPSFLISEAVRGEGAVLVDSFGESPVAHLEGKDLASRDQVSRALFQAMQKQKVDHIGLDVKSISVEDVEARFPSIFQRCRELGLEPLKEAIPVAPSAHYWMGGVATNLKAQTNVKGLFAIGEVACTGLHGANRLASNSLMECLVFANQMRNIELTDFITSDISGNNLSFNKSDLRFSKEQGTSYLSKEIEKLRQLCWREAGVDRSRKGMNSALVKVKQDYQNLLNEPLLNLVFSQSKYEIHEFEELARRDLNLLLDLSNRQMSSLLMLEACLFREESRGGHFRDDFPTSVPFWQCHTRQMKGKNIHTRPIVDKAGFPKNH, from the coding sequence ATGGATTTAAATACTGGGTTTAATAAAAATGATATTTACTCAACTAATTGGGATGTAATTGTTATTGGAGCAGGAGCTGCAGGTTTGATGTCATCTCTTGAATTGCCATCAAATCTGAAAATTTTACTTTTAAACCGCAATACCAGTAAGCGTTCTTCCAGTAGATGGGCACAAGGAGGAATGGCTGCTGTTACTCGAATTGAAGATAGCGAGGATATTCATGCTAATGACACAATCAAAGCTGGGGCAGGCCTTTGTGATTCAGAAGCAGTTCAGATGTTTGTTCATAGTGCTCCGAGATTGGTAGATAGACTTTTGAAACTAGGAATGGAATTTGATAGAACCTCTGGAAAATTATCTACAACTCTTGAAGCTGCTCACACTCATAGAAGAGTACTTCACGTAAAAGATAGAACTGGCAAGGCATTGGTTGATGTCCTTAATGAGCAAGTTGATCAAAGAAGTAATGTTCTGCATCAAAGAGGAATAAGAGTTACTCAGATTTGGGTTGAAAAAGGAAAATGTGGTGGGGTACAAGTTCTAGATGGACCAGCTTTGCGTTGGATCCAAGCAAAGGCAGTTGTTTTAGCTACTGGCGGCGGAGGCCATTTATTTGCCAATACTACAAATCCAACTCAAGCAGCAGGTGAGGGAATTGCTCTAGCGTGGAAAGCTGGGGCTTGCATAGAAGATCTCGAATTTTTTCAGTTTCACCCAACTGCTCTGAAATTGGATAATGCGCCTTCGTTTTTGATTTCTGAAGCGGTAAGAGGAGAGGGTGCAGTTTTAGTGGATTCATTCGGCGAGAGTCCCGTAGCTCATCTTGAAGGGAAAGATCTTGCATCAAGAGATCAAGTCAGCAGGGCATTGTTTCAAGCGATGCAAAAGCAAAAAGTTGATCACATTGGTCTTGATGTTAAATCCATTTCTGTTGAGGATGTAGAAGCGCGCTTTCCGTCAATTTTCCAAAGGTGCAGAGAGCTTGGCTTAGAACCTTTAAAAGAAGCAATCCCCGTGGCTCCCTCTGCCCATTATTGGATGGGTGGTGTCGCTACAAACTTGAAAGCACAAACAAATGTCAAAGGACTTTTCGCGATTGGTGAGGTGGCATGTACTGGCCTGCATGGTGCCAACAGACTTGCAAGTAATTCATTAATGGAATGTTTGGTCTTTGCAAATCAAATGAGAAATATTGAATTAACTGATTTTATAACTTCCGATATTTCAGGAAATAATTTAAGTTTTAACAAATCAGATCTTCGCTTTTCTAAGGAGCAAGGAACTAGTTATTTATCAAAAGAAATTGAAAAACTTAGACAATTATGCTGGCGTGAAGCTGGAGTTGATCGATCACGAAAAGGAATGAATTCTGCTCTTGTAAAAGTTAAACAAGATTATCAAAATCTTTTAAACGAGCCCTTATTAAATTTGGTTTTTTCTCAGTCAAAATATGAAATTCATGAATTCGAGGAACTTGCTAGGAGAGACCTTAATTTGCTACTTGATTTGAGTAATCGACAAATGTCAAGTTTGCTTATGTTGGAAGCTTGTTTGTTTCGTGAAGAAAGTAGAGGAGGCCATTTTAGAGATGATTTCCCTACCTCAGTTCCTTTTTGGCAATGTCATACTAGACAAATGAAGGGAAAGAACATTCATACAAGACCCATTGTCGATAAAGCTGGCTTCCCTAAAAATCATTAG
- a CDS encoding DUF4346 domain-containing protein codes for MNNLDLQADLINSIKLIDAKLSKRQIELDPKGYFLIKIEPKTNELILEHYLNDIDQKGRAIDPKSGEPIGCKTKSSNQPNNIYRGKSAKQLGIQISEGNGSFPISHLDHAIYIGRELQRAEQCLITGKQYIQD; via the coding sequence ATGAACAATCTAGATCTTCAAGCAGACTTAATTAACTCAATAAAGCTTATAGACGCTAAATTATCCAAGCGGCAAATAGAGCTTGACCCAAAAGGTTATTTCTTAATAAAAATTGAACCCAAAACGAATGAGTTAATACTTGAACATTATTTAAATGATATCGATCAAAAAGGTCGCGCTATTGATCCAAAGTCTGGAGAACCAATTGGGTGTAAAACAAAAAGTAGCAATCAACCAAACAATATTTATAGAGGGAAGAGTGCCAAGCAATTAGGTATTCAAATCTCCGAGGGTAATGGTTCATTCCCCATCAGTCATTTAGATCATGCGATTTACATTGGTCGTGAACTACAGCGAGCAGAGCAATGCCTGATCACTGGTAAACAATATATTCAAGATTAA
- a CDS encoding 6-carboxytetrahydropterin synthase: MEAITSNFPHGEGRTCVITRRACFSASHLYRLPELSDDDNSALFGPCSIAPGHGHNYELIVTMEGDLNKYGMVLNLSDVKHAIKNEVTSQLDFRFLNDTWPEFDLSKPEGCLPTTESLVRIIWERLKSHLPLKSLRLYENPKLWADYQGNAMDAYLTVQTHFSAAHRLAREDLPQTENEKIFGKCARPNGHGHNYLVDITVKGKINPRTGMICDLSALNSLINDLVVEPFDHTFLNKDIPYFANCVPTAENIALHISDKLTNPINAIGANLYKIKLQESPNNAAEVYANVPESTSDTKDSKNQVGLLR, encoded by the coding sequence ATGGAAGCAATCACATCGAATTTCCCTCACGGAGAGGGGAGAACCTGTGTAATCACAAGGCGAGCCTGCTTTAGCGCAAGCCACCTTTATAGGCTTCCTGAATTATCTGATGATGATAATTCAGCTTTGTTTGGCCCATGCTCAATAGCTCCTGGCCACGGACATAATTACGAGTTAATCGTAACCATGGAAGGAGATCTTAATAAATATGGCATGGTCTTAAACCTTTCAGATGTAAAACATGCCATAAAAAATGAAGTAACAAGTCAGCTTGACTTTCGTTTTTTAAATGACACATGGCCTGAGTTTGACCTTTCTAAACCCGAAGGTTGCTTGCCCACAACTGAAAGTTTAGTTCGTATTATATGGGAGCGCCTTAAATCTCACTTACCCCTAAAATCTCTTCGTCTTTACGAAAACCCAAAACTCTGGGCTGACTATCAAGGAAATGCTATGGATGCTTATTTAACAGTTCAAACACACTTCTCAGCCGCTCATCGCTTAGCCAGAGAAGACCTACCTCAAACCGAAAACGAAAAAATATTCGGAAAATGTGCTCGACCTAATGGACATGGTCACAATTACTTAGTAGATATAACTGTCAAAGGAAAGATTAATCCTAGAACTGGAATGATATGTGATTTATCTGCATTAAATAGTTTAATAAATGATTTAGTTGTAGAACCTTTTGATCATACCTTTTTAAATAAAGACATTCCTTATTTTGCAAATTGTGTACCTACAGCTGAAAATATTGCATTACACATTTCAGATAAATTAACTAATCCAATTAATGCGATTGGGGCTAATTTATATAAGATAAAACTACAGGAAAGTCCTAATAATGCTGCAGAAGTTTATGCAAACGTACCTGAATCAACAAGCGATACCAAAGACTCTAAGAATCAGGTTGGTTTGCTGAGATAA